A DNA window from Hevea brasiliensis isolate MT/VB/25A 57/8 chromosome 2, ASM3005281v1, whole genome shotgun sequence contains the following coding sequences:
- the LOC110663064 gene encoding zinc finger protein ZAT5-like, whose protein sequence is MGVMQTPMKKKKKFKNLSELVYLKDFYAFKEVFNNFQALGAHIATHNRNKKMEKVPFDKLGTKEGGVGDKDGKGSSLVAPLVNREKKYRCNLCSKRFLTGQALRGHNNYHRKVARVKAQQSLGSDIL, encoded by the coding sequence ATGGGAGTGATGCAAACAcccatgaagaagaagaaaaagttcAAAAACCTATCAGAATTGGTTTATCTGAAGGATTTTTATGCTTTCAAGGAGGTGTTTAATAACTTCCAAGCACTTGGGGCCCATATCGCAACCCACAATAGGAATAAAAAGATGGAGAAGGTGCCATTTGATAAATTAGGGACTAAAGAAGGTGGTGTTGGAGATAAGGATGGAAAGGGCTCAAGTTTAGTAGCACCACTAGTCAATAGAGAAAAGAAATATAGGTGTAATTTGTGCTCAAAAAGGTTTTTGACAGGGCAGGCACTTAGAGGTCATAATAACTATCATCGGAAGGTTGCCCGTGTTAAAGCTCAGCAATCTCTAGGAAGTGACATCCTCTAA